CCTGCTTTGTACAACCTCCATCTGAGTATGCCCTTCAAGGTCTCGGCTACATGACAAAATGCCATATCACGGAGGCCCACTGTATGTCAGCTCCCAGCTCAGAAAACTAGGCTGGGAAAAAAGTAGCAGCAGAGCTAAAGACTTGGCCTTATTCAACCCCACACCATCCCTTCTAGAAAAATCAGGAAGAGTCCCCTGCACAGCTCTTCAGAGTGCAGGTTCGATTTGGGGGAAGCCCTTCCAACCAAGAAAACATCATGCCCATGTGCGATGCTGGATGGTCTGAGGTCAGAGTCCAAGGTCATAGGTTAGACAAAGGGTCAAGACAGCAGATTCTGTTTTCTAATCCCAGCCAATATTAACAGGtttaaagttgcttttttttttcttacagtatgCAAAAGAACCAGGTTTGAATCTTTTTCTGCCATCAAAAGCCCTCCATCAGACATCCCCCTGTAACCCAAAAGACCTGCAAAGGAAGCTCCGCAACCTGATGTGAGGTAAGGCCACAGGTACACTGTAGAGGTACTTACAGTCCGGATCTAGAACAAAGCTCTAGGCAAATTAGCAAATCAAAACCAATCCCTCCACATGTCCTAGGCATTGGGCAGCTGGCAGCCCTGGGAGTGGGCAGATGCCCTGGGGGTTACCCAGGACTTTCCGCGAGAAAACAACAGCAAGCACAGAGACCTGCCAAATTCGGAACTGCAACCCCAAGCCCCAGACCCCAAAGTCAAGGTGCACGCTGCCCATCCTTGGGGCTTTCCAGGGCCAGGTCTACACCGCAGGCCCGGCGTGGATTCCTGGCTGCTGACTCCCACGGAGTCTTGTCCCCCACTGCCCCCATGCAGGGGCTCGCCAATGGTCTCTTTAAAGTGGCAGCTGCCCTGCCAAAGTGAAACCAGACACGGAAAGTGTCCTTCCCCTCTCTAAAGGTGCTGACTGACGGGGCCGCTTCCCGGGGCCCTGGGGGTGCTAGGAATTCTGATGAATGTTCTCGGAGGACCCTTCACTGCTTTCGTTGAGGAGCGTCTCTGAAGTCTCCCCCAGCTCATCATCCGCCCCCTCCTCCTGGATGGTGAGGTGCACGTCTGGGGAGGAGGACTCAGAGCTCACGCTGTCTCCTTCCATGGAGCAGAGGGTGCAGGACAGGGCGGGCGCCACGCTCTCCTGCAGCATGTTCAGCATCATGGGCACCTGCACCGACCTCAGGCCCGACACCACAGGCAGCGGCTTCATGGCTTCCCCCCAGAGCCTCTCCTCATCTTTGTACAGCAGCAGGAGGCTGGACTTCTTCTCCCGCCTCTTAGATTTCATATAGCCCAGCATGATTCCGATCAAGAAAATGCCGTAGAAGGACATGACAACCAGAACGTAGAAGTATTCGTTGCCGTTGCCGCTCTCACTGCCGGACACGTGGGACACCAGGTGGCTGCTGGGGGCTTCGGTGCTGGGGTGCGTGCTGTTCAGAGGCTCCATCTTCAGCATTGAGGCGCCACACACACGGCCAGGGTCTGCAGAGAAACCTGCAGGTTAGAACTGGCCCACGGGCCCGCAGTATAGGGAGGAGGCTGAGCACGAGTTTGTGGGATTGCCGCATCAAAAAACCTGACAAGTGCATGGAGAAATCCTGGTAGGAAGGCGCACAGAATAGCTAACGGGGGTTAGTCGTGAGAGGCCGGAGTggatggagggcagggagggaggcgtAGGGAGAAAAGCAACAAGGACTTTCCTTTTTTAGGATATACACATCCTCATATCTGCATTTCATAAAGTGAGTGTGAAGAAAGCATTGCTTTTGTCGTTTTAAAAGCCAAAGGGAAAAATCAGCCTAAGATAAGGgagtttagagaaaataaatcacGTTTTAGTCACTGGGAAACTTTTTCTAacagagcagagaaaaaaaaaaaaaaaaaaaagcttctccaACATAAacctatttttaattcaaaactgGGTTTCCTGagaacagagaaagggaaggaaaacctcATCTACTCACTGCACAGAATAGCCCTCTCTCAAATGTTTCTGAAGCCAAGTTGCATTGCTAACTTACCCAAGGCTGGCAAGTTCTTCTGAAGTCCCGAGTTGTTAAGTGGCCAAGTCCAAGAGCGTCCTTCCTCTCTGCGGGGCTCCGTGCTCTGACAACTCTGCTGCTGTCCTTGGGATATATAGTCAAGAAATGCATCGTCACGTGTTCTGGGAGGAAGATTTACAACAGAGGTTGTTCGTGGCAGAGTGAACAGCACTGCGGTTCAATTCACTGAACTCCGCAGCTGTGCACAGAAAGAGACTGGGAATCGGAGACCGCTCCTCACCGCCCCCCTAGCCCCGAGCCAAAGTTTCCAGGTGGCCCTGAAAACGagtggaaagaggagaaaagaatgtgCCCTGTTGGAACTGTTATCCCAAAGTGCGTTCTCATTCAAAATGAGTTCATGCGGCATCTCCCTCTCGGGGAATAACCATGATGCCTCCGCAGATTTTCAAAGACAATCAAATACCATCATTGGGATAAAGACAGTTGGAAGCAAGTGCGGGATTTACTGTCAAGACACTCGCGCTTATGTTTCAGTTCTTCCACGAACCATGCAAATGTCATAAATCCTTACTGAACCTTTCTGCACCTCAGATGTCTGATCTGCAAACTTGCTGGGTGTGGGAGCTTTGACATGGGGAATCAGATGAGCTGTTGGAAACTTCTGAATCCCTGTTGGCTTCATCATTCTAAGATTTAAGGCTGCCTGGTACAGGGGAGCCTTTTTAATACCCGTCTTCTGCATCAAGCTCATACAttgattttttataattaaaatatatcttccAGATTCTTTTCAGTCACCTGCATGAAGTGAAAATGGGTTACGATGCAAGACACGGTGAACAGGTTTTCTCCTGTTCGATGGCACAGTGCTTCTCCTTTGTAGTGTCCCACAGAGACCATCCACACATCCCTTTGCTGTCTCTGGCGGgtcaggggaggaggagaaattcTTCTGGTGACCTGCTGAGCACAGTTCAAGCTTTTAAAACCTATGCAGACCCTGTGTTAAAATGGTCGCTGTGATCAAAATTGGAAAAAGGAATTGAGGACTTTGATGTCAGTCCATCCGCTCCCCGGGATGCTTATTCTGAGAGGCTATTATTCTAAGTTAAAGTAAACTGGGAGGGAGGCTCTGTTCCCAGTGGTCTGGTGGCCTATGAATTGCAGCCAGACTGTCTTGGGGAATCGACTCTAGAGAAAACATTTCTTGTGGTTCTGGCGTCGTTCAGCTGAAGCGGGCGGAGAGCATGGCAACATCCCTCGTTCCTATCTGGAATGTATAGAGCCCACGCACTGGGACCTTCATGGCGGCTACATGAACCCACCCAGGTTAGTGCCTGGTCCTAAGTCTGTCGGGATACCTGTGGAAGAAGCAGGCTAATGAGTATGGAATGCTCTTTCCCCCACTGTTCTCCTCACCTGACGGCTGAGGCTGTGTTCACCCATAAGGACCCAATTGCCTTCAAGGTATAACTGTTGATCGCCCCAAGGCCAAGTTCATCTGTACACTGGACCTTTGCTCACACCAATCAAGACATCCTCACAGTGCATCAATACTTGAAAAGCTCCACAGCTACCTTGACCAAAGTAGACTTGGCCTTATCAACTTGTATTTCTCTTGAGTACCGGAAAACTTCCATCTTCCGCTATGCCTACTGTGGTTTGTCAGGGTCATCAGAACAAGAGAGACctgggagagacagggagggacgTGTCTGTTGATGGTGAACCCCATATTATAGATTATGTACTTTGGGACGTATGAGTTTAGTAATCACCCATCAACAGCCAAACACGGCAGACTGGAAATTTTGAGGAGGCAGACGGGAGATGGAAAAAAGGGAGAGCAGATTTAAGGAGCAAGGAAGCATGGAACCTGGTGCCAGGAAGACAAACCAAAGCCAAAGTTTCAAATAAGAGAAATCCCCAGAATCAAACCAACAGTCCCAAGACAGTAAAACCAATAAAAGAACGCCGTCCAAAAGACAAAGCAATTCCGCGACATAGGAAGAGCAAAATCTTTCACGGGCATAAGGGAGGGAACAGTCCAGATGAAACTCTGCTGGATGCCTGCTTGGTGTCTCTGCTTCTTCAAGGACTCCATGCTGACTCGATGTATAGATGTTTCTCCTGCACATCAGTGAAATGATGCAAGGCACTTAGCGCCCTATCTGCCAGATGGATGTGCTTCATGGGTGCTTTTTGGTGTCATCTTTGAGAGTGCTTTGTTGCTAATAAGAACTTCAGGTTGCTTGATGCGCGTGTGCCTGACTCCAGATTTTTTATCGTTGCTCTTTCCTCTCCCACCAAGAATACAATTTAAGTTGTGGGGCTTGCAACCTCATTGCACACAGCTCCAAGTTCTCTCCAGCTCTCACTCTTAACACTATTTTGAGAATTATGGCAGTAAATAATGGCATTAATagtgaaggaggaaggaagagcctCTACAAAGTGCACTTTATCAGGGAGAGGATGGCGACACACGAGAATTATTAATTAGATCTACTCTATGCCACAATGTTAAGAGACAGCAGTGTTAAAGAAGTAAATCCATCTTCCCCATATTTTCTCCTACTCTATGACTCGCATTTCCATgttcttaacagtgtcttttggaGAGCAAAACTTTCTTCTTATTGATGGAGATCAGTGAATCaaaatgttttatggtttgtgttttttgtaTCTTAAGAAATTTTTGTCTAACCCAAGATCACAGAAATTTTCTCCTATGAATTTTATAGCTTTAGCTCTTACACTTAGATCTATGATTCAtgtcaagttaatttttgtgtgtaatGCGAGACTTATTTTCTTGTTGCGTCGTCCGACCGCTCCAACATTACGTATTAAAAAGACGATCCTTTGCCCATCGAGCTGTCTTGAAACCTTgatcaaaaatcaattaattatatgtgtaagtctatttctgagctctttattctgtttttttgatCTATCAATCTTTGTATCAGTGCCAGGCTGTTTTGATAAATCCATTCTAAGCTGGCATTTTAAATGAGTCTAAGATTTCTGCAGCCCGTACTTAGCTGAGTGTCTCTAGTCAACTGAACATTTGGTGAAGGCTTTGCTTACCTCAACCCTGTGAGGTAAAAATTACCATAACCATTccatagataaggaaacagaaggtCAGAGAGGCTAAGCGAATTGCCCAAGCCAGACCAAGAGTAGTAGGCTAAGGATTCAAACACAGGTCCGAACAATGCCCAAGTCCATTCTCTTTTTCCCTGGCCTTTGCCTCACTCATTGAGAATCAGGCAAGAGACTGAgtgaaagtagaaaagaaaagatgggttttttccatctttctttaatttaaaaagtgaattccCGGGGCACGTGGTATCTCAGTCGATGTAgtgtctgtgttcagctcagctcttgatctcagggtcctgggaacccgtgctcagcggggagtctgcttctccctctgcacctccccctgctccggctccctctctctctcaaataaataaaaactgtaaaataaagaaataaataaaaagttaattccTACGTGGCCAGACGTAAATACAAGTGTGTATTTACAAACTGACTCAAGCATAAATGCTATCATGCAATTGCAAACTGTTTATTCTGAACTCATGCTATCAGAAACTTTGGGGGCTACACCAACCTTACTTAGTATGTTCCAGAAGCTATCAGTGAAATAGTCATATTTTTATCCTATCTCCATATTGTCCTAGTAAAACAGTTTCCCTTGTGCTTATATTTACAGCTGATTTCTgatcttgttttgattttttttttcccctacccaATCCCGACCCAAAACTTTCTCCAGAGCTTTGAGTATTTTAACTTCCTGGTAACGTCATTTTCACCAAATGACCCTGGCCACACATCTCTGAAATTATGTTAGCAGCTTCTGTGACTAAACAAACTCGGTGCTGGGATAAGAGCATCGTGGTGAGTCTCATCAGACTGAACGTAAGTCTGGAGTCCAGAGTTCTGACCCCACTCGGCCTCCCCCGTGCTACGTGACTGACTCAATTACATCATTTCTCTGTGTTTCAGTGCTGGCCCCTCAGGCATGTCAAGACTAGGATAATTAATTGTCTCCAAATACTCAGAAATGTCCCATAATCCACAAGGATAGCCATCTTCAGAGTAAGGAACAGAGCAGAACAAGATATGGGATCACCAGGCTGCAGGACTGGCCGAATATTGCAAAACGCAGCTCTCAGTGTCTACCCCTGATGTTGCTGTTCCCAGAAACCCTTTCTGAAAAGTTGTGTCTGGGAACTCTTGCTGTGGTCATCCTTTGTAATACCCTGAGTCACCGTCCCTGGACACATGCTTTGTAGCATTCCTAGCACTTGGAGTAAAACAGCACTGGGTATCTGCTAGTGCTCAAGAAGGTCTCCAGACCCCTCCTAGAGCACCAGCTGTGTCTCAGGGGCATGTGGCTGTGGGCAGGACATCACCCACAAGCGATTAGGATGCAAGAACTCGGCACTCTTAAAATTGGAGAATGCCTGATAAAGTTGTCATTAACTGGCCCTTGTTATTTATTCAGACTCTTTTTTGCCTGGTACTTATTTAGCAAATACTTGCATAGTGCCTGAAATGTCTCAGGACACTGCTATAAACacctcacaattttttttcttatttaatcctccaCAAAAAATCCTGTGAGATAGGCTCTGGGATCATCCCTATTACatggataagaaaactgaggcacggagtGGTTGGAGTAGCTTGCCCCAGATCACATGGCTAGTAGATGGCAGAGCTGGCCCCAGAACCCAGAGCTAAGATTTTGAATACAGAGTCTTTGAGTCTCACCACCACCCCGCATGGCCCATTCTAGTTAACTGAGTGTCTCAGGCACAGCACTATGCCCTGAATCTGCAGGaggtgagaaaagagagagagagtctcaatgTCTCCTGCAACCTGCAACCTGCTGGACACGGAGGACTGGGGCCATACCTGTACCTGGAAGAATCTGAAGAATCAGTTCTGGCTCTGAAGAAAGGCTGTTGAGTAAGGAAATCTCAGGATCCTAGAGTTTAGTTTCTGATAGGACAGATGTGGGCCACACAGGAGGGAGCTCAGGTCTGTCTAGACCTGAGATACAGACTAGTTCCTGCCCAAGATGGCAGCCCACGGGCTAAGGGAAGAGCTTTGTTCCCCACATCCAAAGAAAGGGCCTGGAATGGAGGCAGAGCCCATGGTCCTCGCAAACAATGGCTTTCAGTCTTCCCAAACCCAAGGGGAGGGGAGCACTTAGGGACAGGGAAGGACAGAAGAAGTTTAACTGTAAATGAACTTGAAAGGTTCCTACCATCATGTGggagtaaattatttaattaccaAACAGGGGCTGCTTGGGGAGACTAGAACAGCCAGAGGACTTTTTGTTACCTAAGAGTGACCAGAAAGGCCGTGGGATTGGCTCCCAGACTTCCaccctggggcaggggaggaaatgGCCCCAGAGAATGAGTCTGAAGAAGTAACAGGACTCATCCTAAGGGTTGCCTTGTGATGACACCCTGCAAGCCTTGCCTGTTCATCAGGAAATTACACATGCAGAACGCTGGCCCCAGTGCCTGCAGCTGTTGAGTGTCCGCTTATCACAAATACAAAGCAGGgttacaaaaacacaaaaagacaacATATGGGGAGCTCCACGGCAGGATCTACCTTAAATTTAAGTTGAAGAACTGGAAGTGATTGTTCACAGTTTCATTCTGAGCACCTAGAGTAGAACAGTAGCAAGAATGTTCCAGGGACTCAGACgttcttatttaatttccataaGACCCCAGGGCAGGCTGTTCGGAGCACAATTGTATAAATGTAGAGAATGGGGTCTGAGAAGGCAAGGAGCTCATCCT
Above is a genomic segment from Mustela lutreola isolate mMusLut2 chromosome 3, mMusLut2.pri, whole genome shotgun sequence containing:
- the KCNE4 gene encoding potassium voltage-gated channel subfamily E member 4, producing MLKMEPLNSTHPSTEAPSSHLVSHVSGSESGNGNEYFYVLVVMSFYGIFLIGIMLGYMKSKRREKKSSLLLLYKDEERLWGEAMKPLPVVSGLRSVQVPMMLNMLQESVAPALSCTLCSMEGDSVSSESSSPDVHLTIQEEGADDELGETSETLLNESSEGSSENIHQNS